In a single window of the Novosphingobium sp. IK01 genome:
- a CDS encoding DUF885 domain-containing protein — protein sequence MDRRHLLKTGLKAGTASAGLAALSSLGMARAATPAAAPSAGASSPEDARLAALFDTMMGAMLDHSPETATALGVDTGKRANAKYHLDDRSQAAWNEAKTRNARDLAALRKIDTTRLTGNNRWNHASILFSVEVADEMNRTFSTLGTPYAVSQLTGCYQSIPDFLDSQHTIETSADAQAYLARLDAFATAIDQDSEAVRHDSAQGVIPPDFVLAKALIQLKALRDTPVASSNLVASLVRRTAAKGIAGNWGERAQAACTARVLPALDRQITLLEGLLPHAVHTAGVARLPKGEELYRISLRNYTTSDMDPEEIHRIGLELIAQQSAQADEILKAQGYTKGTVGQRLRALYDDPKFRYPNTDEGKDKLIADLNQQVVAMQARLPEYFHTLPKAKLDIRRVPKAVEAGAPGGYYQNGSLDGARPGAFYINLRDTAEVPSWTLPTLTYHEGIPGHHLQLSLAQEAGLPMLRKIQFFSGYGEGWALYAEQLAVEMGVYKDDPFGHIGQLHDSIFRGVRLVVDSGMHAKGWSREQAVKFYTDTIGDPETMAITEVERYCVWPGQACSYMLGKLDWLRLRDKARTALGSRFDIRLFHDAGLLPGAMPLPVLDQCIDAYIAKAST from the coding sequence ATGGATCGTCGCCACTTGCTCAAGACCGGACTCAAGGCTGGAACCGCCAGCGCCGGACTTGCCGCCCTTTCCTCGCTGGGCATGGCCCGCGCTGCCACCCCGGCAGCAGCCCCTTCTGCTGGCGCGAGCAGCCCCGAAGACGCGCGGCTGGCCGCCCTGTTCGATACGATGATGGGCGCAATGCTCGATCATTCGCCCGAAACGGCCACGGCGCTCGGCGTCGATACCGGCAAGCGCGCGAACGCGAAGTATCACCTCGATGATCGCTCGCAGGCCGCCTGGAACGAGGCCAAGACCCGCAACGCCCGCGATCTGGCCGCGCTGCGCAAGATCGACACCACCCGGCTGACCGGCAACAACCGCTGGAACCACGCCAGCATCCTCTTCTCGGTCGAAGTGGCCGACGAGATGAACCGCACTTTCAGCACCCTGGGCACGCCCTATGCGGTCAGCCAGCTGACCGGCTGCTACCAGTCGATCCCCGATTTCCTCGACAGCCAGCACACCATCGAGACGAGCGCCGACGCCCAGGCCTATCTGGCCCGCCTCGATGCCTTTGCCACGGCCATCGACCAGGACAGCGAGGCCGTCCGCCACGACAGCGCGCAAGGCGTGATCCCGCCCGACTTCGTGCTGGCCAAGGCGCTGATCCAGCTCAAGGCGCTGCGCGACACGCCGGTGGCTTCGTCCAACCTCGTGGCCTCGCTCGTGCGCCGCACGGCGGCCAAGGGCATTGCCGGGAACTGGGGCGAGCGGGCACAGGCGGCCTGCACCGCGCGCGTCCTGCCCGCGCTCGACCGCCAGATCACCCTGCTCGAAGGCCTGCTGCCCCATGCGGTTCACACCGCCGGGGTCGCCCGCCTGCCCAAGGGCGAGGAACTCTACCGGATCTCGCTGCGCAACTATACCACCAGCGACATGGACCCTGAGGAAATCCACCGCATCGGGCTCGAACTGATCGCGCAGCAAAGCGCGCAGGCCGATGAAATTCTCAAGGCCCAGGGCTACACCAAGGGCACCGTCGGCCAGCGCCTGCGCGCGCTCTACGACGATCCCAAGTTCCGCTATCCCAACACCGACGAAGGCAAGGACAAGCTCATTGCCGACCTCAACCAGCAGGTCGTGGCGATGCAGGCGCGCCTGCCCGAATACTTCCACACCCTGCCCAAGGCCAAGCTCGACATTCGCCGCGTGCCCAAGGCGGTCGAGGCCGGCGCGCCGGGCGGCTATTACCAGAACGGCTCGCTCGACGGCGCGCGGCCGGGCGCCTTCTACATCAACTTGCGCGACACCGCCGAAGTGCCGAGCTGGACCCTGCCCACGCTGACCTATCACGAGGGCATCCCCGGCCATCACCTCCAGCTCTCGCTGGCACAGGAAGCGGGCCTGCCCATGCTGCGCAAGATCCAGTTCTTTTCGGGCTACGGCGAAGGCTGGGCGCTCTATGCCGAGCAACTGGCGGTCGAAATGGGCGTCTACAAGGACGATCCGTTCGGCCATATCGGCCAGCTTCACGACAGCATCTTCCGGGGTGTCCGTCTGGTCGTCGACAGCGGCATGCACGCCAAGGGCTGGAGCCGCGAGCAGGCGGTGAAGTTCTACACCGACACCATCGGCGACCCCGAGACGATGGCGATCACCGAAGTCGAACGCTACTGCGTCTGGCCGGGCCAGGCGTGCAGCTACATGCTAGGCAAGCTCGACTGGCTGCGCCTGCGCGACAAGGCGCGCACCGCGCTGGGCTCGCGCTTCGACATCCGCCTGTTCCACGATGCGGGCCTGCTGCCCGGCGCGATGCCGCTGCCCGTGCTCGACCAGTGCATCGACGCCTATATCGCCAAGGCATCGACCTGA
- a CDS encoding TonB-dependent receptor: protein MHKPLQGGLDLDQAVDFPFAGAATARQRPMLRQRHAAMLAGAALIAVPALMPGLAHAQTAAPAQTEATATAQATPPVDTGTTDIVVTAQRREQKLNDVGIAVSVLSAKDLKTLAITNATDIVRAIPNLKFNSYGSSQVVFNIRGVSQNDYGDQQEPPVAVYQDDSYAASISTASFPIFDLARTEALRGPQGTLFGRNATGGAVQFISNQPTHDLDGYLQAQTGSYNQSIVEGAISGGLTNTLTARVSGIYDRDSGYIKNLMPGAKDLGANNHWALRGILQWDPTSDFRARLTVRYSEADHERQAGVYSFMPACPNAQLQGEFLGASEVCQYWNNYGGTSYNGGTPGSSANGYANPAIAASQGGNPWRTYSSGENYVNRKLFAATLRLEAKLGIFDVTSVTDYQNLAKYYTESDDGAPSLPYVEGQALAPYTTGSCSNAPALTCYAPGTVFTQSARTQQITQELRAATKFGKNYLTFGGFGMLLTGSYGAKYATPFDQYDPSVRFYQRTKSYAFFAQDEFKFDDHWKLIVGARYWHDSKLGWYNGVESISGLSINYGPSGMGFYDPTGTANAADITATPSAARPSFDGVTVRAELDYKPGPDTLLYASYNRGSKSGGFTFSTGTPYAGQALTDTINNIAYRPETLNDYEIGLKTKIGPKVQFNLAAFYYDYQNYQAYVQVGYTQLVRNLPATIKGIEAEVTAHPIRGLTLQASGAVQDSKVKGVMLPDGLTVVNHDLPQAPGFSANALARYEFNVGDAQVSVQGDAMYSGGFCFSVLCAPVEREGAYHVENARIGVIPAGKNLELAFFVNNIFNRAYRTYAFDGSLYWGDALSVFAKPRTWGLSARINFGK, encoded by the coding sequence ATGCACAAGCCGCTTCAAGGAGGCCTTGATCTGGATCAGGCCGTCGATTTTCCGTTCGCAGGTGCCGCAACGGCGCGCCAGCGCCCGATGCTCCGCCAGCGCCACGCCGCCATGCTGGCCGGCGCCGCGTTGATTGCCGTTCCGGCGCTCATGCCCGGCCTGGCCCATGCCCAGACTGCCGCCCCGGCCCAGACCGAGGCCACCGCGACGGCGCAGGCCACTCCCCCCGTCGATACCGGCACGACCGACATCGTCGTGACCGCGCAGCGCCGCGAACAGAAGCTCAATGACGTGGGCATCGCGGTCTCGGTGCTTTCGGCCAAGGACCTCAAGACGCTGGCGATCACCAACGCGACCGACATCGTTCGCGCGATCCCCAACCTCAAGTTCAACTCCTATGGCTCCAGCCAGGTGGTGTTCAACATCCGCGGCGTGTCGCAGAACGACTATGGCGACCAGCAGGAGCCGCCCGTCGCCGTCTATCAGGACGACAGCTACGCGGCCTCGATCTCGACCGCCAGCTTCCCGATCTTCGACCTTGCACGCACCGAGGCGCTGCGCGGGCCGCAGGGCACGCTGTTCGGTCGCAACGCCACGGGCGGCGCGGTACAGTTCATCTCGAACCAGCCGACCCACGATCTGGACGGCTATCTTCAGGCCCAGACCGGCAGCTACAACCAGTCGATCGTCGAAGGCGCGATCTCGGGCGGGCTGACCAACACCCTGACCGCGCGCGTGTCGGGCATCTACGACCGCGATTCCGGCTACATCAAGAACCTGATGCCCGGCGCCAAGGATCTGGGCGCCAACAACCACTGGGCCCTGCGCGGCATCCTCCAGTGGGATCCCACCAGCGATTTCCGCGCGCGCCTGACCGTGCGCTACAGCGAGGCCGACCACGAACGGCAGGCCGGCGTCTACTCGTTCATGCCCGCCTGCCCCAACGCGCAGTTGCAGGGGGAATTCCTCGGCGCGAGCGAAGTCTGCCAGTACTGGAACAACTATGGCGGCACGTCGTACAACGGCGGCACGCCCGGCTCGTCGGCCAATGGCTATGCCAACCCGGCCATCGCGGCCAGCCAGGGCGGCAATCCGTGGCGCACCTACAGCTCGGGCGAAAACTATGTGAACCGCAAGCTGTTCGCCGCCACGCTGCGCCTCGAAGCCAAGCTGGGCATCTTCGACGTGACCTCGGTCACCGACTACCAGAACCTGGCCAAGTACTACACCGAGTCCGACGACGGCGCGCCCAGCCTGCCCTATGTCGAAGGTCAGGCGCTCGCCCCCTACACCACCGGATCGTGCAGCAATGCCCCGGCGCTGACCTGCTATGCACCGGGCACCGTGTTCACCCAGAGCGCGCGCACCCAGCAGATCACCCAGGAACTGCGCGCGGCCACCAAGTTCGGCAAGAACTACCTGACGTTCGGCGGGTTCGGCATGTTGCTGACCGGCAGCTATGGCGCCAAGTACGCAACCCCCTTCGACCAGTACGACCCCTCGGTCCGCTTCTACCAGCGCACCAAGTCCTATGCGTTCTTCGCGCAGGACGAATTCAAGTTCGACGATCACTGGAAGCTGATCGTGGGCGCGCGCTACTGGCACGACAGCAAGCTGGGCTGGTACAACGGCGTGGAATCGATCTCGGGCCTGTCGATCAACTATGGCCCGAGCGGAATGGGCTTCTATGATCCCACTGGCACTGCCAATGCCGCCGACATCACCGCCACCCCTTCGGCGGCCCGTCCCAGCTTCGACGGCGTGACCGTTCGCGCCGAACTCGACTACAAGCCGGGCCCCGACACGCTGCTCTATGCCAGCTACAACCGTGGTTCGAAGTCGGGCGGGTTCACCTTCTCGACCGGCACGCCCTATGCCGGCCAGGCGCTGACCGACACGATCAACAACATCGCCTACCGGCCCGAAACGCTCAACGACTATGAAATCGGCCTGAAGACCAAGATCGGTCCGAAGGTCCAGTTCAACCTCGCGGCGTTTTATTACGACTACCAGAACTATCAGGCCTACGTGCAGGTCGGCTATACCCAGCTCGTGCGCAACCTGCCCGCCACGATCAAGGGCATCGAGGCCGAAGTGACCGCCCACCCGATCCGCGGCTTGACGCTCCAGGCCTCGGGCGCGGTTCAGGACAGCAAGGTCAAGGGCGTGATGCTGCCCGACGGGCTCACCGTGGTGAACCACGACCTGCCCCAGGCGCCCGGCTTCTCGGCCAATGCGCTGGCCCGCTACGAATTCAACGTGGGCGATGCGCAGGTCTCGGTCCAGGGTGACGCGATGTACTCGGGGGGCTTCTGCTTCTCGGTGCTGTGCGCGCCGGTCGAGCGCGAAGGCGCCTACCACGTCGAGAACGCCCGCATCGGTGTGATCCCTGCCGGCAAGAACCTCGAACTGGCGTTCTTCGTCAACAACATCTTCAACCGGGCCTATCGCACCTATGCGTTCGATGGTTCGCTCTATTGGGGCGATGCGCTCAGCGTCTTCGCCAAGCCCCGGACCTGGGGCCTGAGCGCCCGGATCAACTTCGGCAAGTAG
- a CDS encoding putative bifunctional diguanylate cyclase/phosphodiesterase: MLTVLIFILTLALALAGAIGAGMALRRALARVSLSGVLGAGVMAARRRILAARERDLALMVRGLSDCALVMLTFEGRVASWNAGARRIEGYDDEEALGMALARFYRLEDRAERLPQRVLTMARTTGHYFGEGYRLRRDGTTYWAHVAVERILDARGHVIGFASIVRDMTRFKADQERLAAQYARRDDALEGMHQGLALFDDQGRLVFSNARLAQMWGLPADAFVPGMAMAETLARFAQGRPIDRTIGGTIGGGHDKAQAHEDRLRHALATREGVPCVLEWSPDFVVSVASRPLAEGGWVSTFEDITLRHRAQARMAWLVGHDALTGLPNRRDFVDWCAARLAYPERGTQETGTRLALVRIDLVRFRQVHERRGQGVAEALLVVVAQRLRQACGRAGRECVARLDRDQFVVAALIDDGEEALGVLLGQLQGCFVAPFALDGQMLAQQARFGVSVSPADGTDVDTLLGNTELAIDRAKASFGEAVCHFCPDMDEVARRQRRIATDLRHAVERGELHLLYQPQHALEGGTLLGYEALVRWIHPEYGLISPVDFIPMAEQSGDIFAIGEWVLNEAARAAAQWDDDLKIAVNLSPVQLQQEGLVQMITGILIDSGLPARRLELEITEGAIIADRTHALHVLRQIKALGISIALDDFGTGYSSLDTLGTFPIDKIKIDKSFLLRSAGNVQAATILRAVLALGRSLDIPVLAEGVETRAHLDLLRDEGCAEGQGYLFGRPAPLDDNGRQMAQA, encoded by the coding sequence GTGCTCACAGTGCTGATCTTCATCCTGACACTGGCGCTGGCCCTGGCCGGCGCCATCGGTGCGGGCATGGCCTTGCGCCGTGCCCTTGCGCGTGTTTCGCTTTCGGGCGTGCTGGGGGCCGGGGTCATGGCGGCGCGGCGCCGGATACTGGCTGCGCGCGAGCGTGATCTGGCGCTGATGGTGCGGGGGCTGTCCGATTGCGCCTTGGTCATGCTCACGTTTGAGGGGCGGGTGGCAAGCTGGAATGCCGGGGCCCGGCGCATCGAGGGCTATGACGACGAGGAGGCGCTCGGCATGGCGCTGGCGCGGTTCTATCGCCTCGAAGACCGGGCCGAACGCCTGCCCCAGCGCGTGCTGACGATGGCGCGCACCACCGGGCACTATTTCGGCGAGGGCTATCGCCTGCGCCGCGATGGCACGACATATTGGGCCCATGTTGCGGTCGAGCGCATCCTCGACGCCAGAGGCCATGTCATCGGCTTTGCCAGCATCGTGCGCGACATGACCCGCTTCAAGGCCGATCAGGAACGCCTCGCGGCGCAGTACGCCCGGCGTGATGACGCGCTCGAAGGCATGCATCAGGGGCTCGCCCTGTTCGATGACCAGGGCAGGCTCGTGTTCAGCAATGCCCGCCTCGCGCAGATGTGGGGGCTTCCCGCCGATGCCTTCGTGCCGGGCATGGCAATGGCCGAAACCCTTGCCCGGTTTGCGCAAGGGCGCCCGATCGACAGGACTATCGGCGGGACCATCGGCGGGGGACACGATAAGGCGCAGGCTCACGAAGACCGGCTGCGCCATGCGCTCGCCACGCGCGAAGGCGTCCCTTGCGTGCTCGAATGGAGCCCGGATTTCGTGGTCAGCGTGGCCAGTCGCCCGCTGGCGGAAGGCGGCTGGGTTTCCACGTTCGAGGACATCACCCTGCGCCACCGCGCACAGGCGCGCATGGCCTGGCTGGTCGGCCACGATGCGCTCACCGGCTTGCCCAACCGGCGCGATTTCGTCGACTGGTGCGCTGCCCGTCTGGCCTACCCGGAGAGGGGCACGCAGGAAACCGGCACGCGGCTGGCGCTGGTGCGCATCGATCTCGTCCGCTTCCGTCAGGTCCACGAGCGGCGCGGACAGGGGGTGGCCGAAGCCCTGCTCGTGGTGGTGGCCCAGCGGCTGCGTCAGGCCTGTGGACGGGCGGGGCGCGAATGCGTGGCCCGGCTCGACCGCGACCAGTTCGTCGTTGCTGCGCTGATCGATGACGGGGAGGAGGCCCTGGGTGTCCTTCTCGGGCAGCTTCAGGGGTGCTTTGTCGCGCCTTTCGCGCTCGATGGCCAGATGCTGGCCCAGCAGGCCCGCTTCGGTGTCTCGGTGAGCCCGGCCGACGGCACCGATGTCGATACCCTGCTCGGCAATACCGAACTGGCGATCGACCGTGCCAAGGCCAGCTTTGGCGAGGCGGTCTGCCATTTCTGTCCCGACATGGACGAAGTGGCGCGGCGCCAGCGGCGCATCGCGACCGACTTGCGCCATGCGGTCGAGCGCGGCGAACTTCACTTGCTCTATCAGCCCCAGCATGCCCTCGAAGGCGGCACGCTGCTCGGCTACGAGGCGCTCGTGCGCTGGATCCATCCCGAATACGGGCTGATCAGCCCGGTCGATTTCATCCCCATGGCCGAACAGTCGGGCGACATCTTCGCCATTGGCGAATGGGTGCTGAACGAGGCCGCAAGGGCCGCCGCGCAATGGGACGATGACCTCAAGATCGCGGTCAATCTCTCGCCCGTCCAGCTTCAGCAGGAAGGGCTGGTGCAGATGATCACCGGCATCCTGATCGACAGCGGCCTGCCCGCCCGGCGGCTGGAACTGGAAATCACCGAAGGCGCGATCATCGCCGACCGCACCCACGCGCTCCATGTGCTGCGCCAGATCAAGGCGCTGGGCATTTCCATCGCGCTCGACGATTTCGGGACCGGCTATTCCTCGCTCGACACGCTCGGCACTTTTCCGATCGACAAGATCAAGATCGACAAGTCGTTCCTGTTGCGATCAGCCGGCAATGTCCAGGCGGCCACGATCCTGCGTGCGGTCCTCGCGCTCGGGCGCAGCCTCGACATTCCGGTTCTGGCCGAAGGGGTCGAGACCCGCGCCCACCTCGACCTCCTGCGCGACGAAGGCTGCGCCGAAGGGCAGGGCTACCTGTTCGGCCGCCCCGCGCCGCTCGACGACAACGGGCGCCAGATGGCTCAGGCCTGA
- a CDS encoding ATP-binding protein, producing MSPPPLPDPRPLIERLALRLRQRRALAGWALAALAAGALAAPVAGALLHETLVARFADETLADARLRQALADSEVARLRLLPEALANDRDVTDVAQPANGPASGAPSPDRIARLNARLERMAREAGAAVIYLIGPDGRALAASNWRSPTTFLGKYYGFRPYYREARDRGQAEQFALGTVSGKPGLYLGRRVNANNVIVVKLEFDGLEAQWRAAGGLTFVTDRDGVILVTSRPDWRFAATHALDPATHRAETRTNGVPHIGPPPFHLRDDGTLVLTPSAPLPLLSPAEDRGPYLLASTPPDARGWRFHLALPLREVETTVTMARIGGGLIAAVLVALAGLLAERRRRRAERTRQLEDAVAERTAAMGREMAERMAAEERAETLRETLRQANRLATLGQITAGVAHETAQPVAAIRTHAMAARLLLDRGETAQAAQTLVAIDGLADRIGTVTAQLRNFARKGRGGSGPVAMAEIIDGACLLLKERLAPVTFVCPPVPPGLHVQGERVRFEQVLVNLMRNALEAMEGSPDPVLTLTLTEHGDMVTILIADNGPGIAPDLAERLFTPFATTRPAGLGLGLVIARDIVEELGGTLQLRPGRGGATFAVTLPRARP from the coding sequence GTGAGCCCTCCGCCCCTTCCCGACCCAAGGCCGTTGATCGAGCGGCTCGCGCTGCGTCTGCGCCAGCGGCGGGCGCTGGCCGGGTGGGCGCTGGCCGCGCTTGCCGCCGGGGCCCTGGCCGCGCCGGTTGCCGGGGCGCTCCTCCACGAAACACTCGTCGCGCGTTTTGCCGACGAGACGCTGGCCGATGCCCGGCTGCGACAGGCCCTGGCCGACAGCGAAGTTGCCCGCCTGCGCCTGCTGCCCGAGGCGCTGGCAAACGACCGCGACGTGACCGATGTCGCCCAACCGGCCAATGGTCCAGCCAGCGGGGCGCCCTCGCCCGACCGTATCGCCCGGCTCAACGCCCGGCTCGAACGGATGGCCCGCGAAGCGGGGGCCGCCGTCATCTATCTGATCGGCCCGGACGGGCGAGCGCTGGCCGCCAGCAACTGGCGTTCTCCCACGACCTTTCTGGGCAAGTACTACGGCTTTCGCCCCTATTACCGCGAGGCGCGCGACCGGGGACAGGCCGAGCAGTTCGCGCTGGGCACCGTGAGCGGCAAGCCGGGGCTCTATCTCGGGCGGCGCGTGAACGCGAACAACGTGATCGTCGTCAAGCTGGAGTTCGACGGGCTGGAGGCGCAATGGCGCGCGGCGGGCGGGCTGACGTTCGTGACCGACCGCGACGGGGTGATCCTCGTCACCAGCCGCCCCGACTGGCGCTTTGCCGCCACCCATGCTCTCGATCCGGCCACCCACCGCGCCGAGACGCGGACCAACGGCGTGCCCCACATCGGCCCGCCTCCGTTTCATCTGCGCGACGATGGCACGCTCGTTCTGACGCCATCGGCCCCCCTGCCCTTGCTCAGCCCGGCAGAGGATCGCGGGCCCTATCTGCTGGCCTCGACCCCGCCTGATGCCCGTGGCTGGCGCTTCCATCTGGCGCTGCCGCTGCGCGAGGTGGAAACGACCGTGACCATGGCGCGGATCGGCGGCGGCCTGATCGCCGCCGTGCTGGTCGCGCTGGCCGGGCTGCTGGCCGAGCGCCGCCGCCGCCGCGCCGAGCGCACCCGCCAGCTCGAAGATGCCGTTGCCGAGCGCACCGCCGCCATGGGCCGCGAGATGGCCGAGCGCATGGCCGCCGAGGAGCGCGCGGAAACCTTGCGCGAAACCCTGCGCCAGGCCAACCGCCTCGCCACGCTGGGCCAGATCACCGCCGGGGTCGCCCACGAGACCGCCCAGCCGGTGGCCGCGATCCGCACCCATGCGATGGCCGCGCGCCTGCTGCTCGACCGCGGAGAGACCGCGCAGGCGGCCCAGACGCTCGTCGCCATCGACGGATTGGCCGACCGCATCGGCACGGTCACCGCCCAGTTGCGCAACTTTGCCCGCAAGGGCCGGGGCGGCAGCGGCCCGGTGGCGATGGCCGAGATCATCGACGGGGCCTGCCTGCTGCTCAAGGAACGGCTCGCGCCGGTGACCTTCGTATGCCCGCCCGTTCCGCCCGGCCTGCATGTTCAGGGCGAGCGCGTGCGCTTCGAACAGGTGCTGGTCAACCTCATGCGCAATGCGCTCGAAGCCATGGAGGGCAGCCCCGATCCCGTGCTCACCCTCACCCTCACCGAGCATGGCGACATGGTAACCATTCTGATCGCCGACAACGGACCGGGCATCGCGCCCGATCTGGCCGAGCGCCTGTTCACCCCCTTTGCCACGACCCGCCCGGCGGGGCTGGGCCTGGGGCTGGTGATCGCGCGCGATATCGTCGAGGAACTGGGCGGCACCCTGCAACTGCGTCCGGGCCGGGGCGGCGCCACATTTGCCGTCACCCTGCCCCGCGCCAGACCATGA
- a CDS encoding amino acid permease: MAPPPPPSADSGALAHSLKPRHVTMISIGGIIGAGIFVGSSAAIHIAGPAVMLTYALCGTLVFVIMRMLGEMAMARPGVGSFTGYAALGLGPWAGFSTAWLYYYFWVITIAVEAIAGAQMLTPFIPLPMWALAALLIGTMTMVNLLSVKTYGEFEFWFASLKVLTILGFMALGLGYLFGFGPGLARIAATFSAHGGAFPTGIGTVFTAIPVVIFSMMGSEVATIAAVETADPARNIVRAARTVTLRIMVFYLGSISVILAILPWDQVVSGQSPFVAALSLIKVPGAQAIIGAVIFTAIISCLNSAIYVTSRMLFEMAHRGDAPAAFGRVSARQVPALGIVLSGVAGFVVVLTSIISPDGVFTFLLQSSGATILSVYLLISLSQIALRRRIETTGERLSVKVWAFPAVSYAAVGGIMAVLVMMALMPDQRLQVVLSLGVFVACLAAHGLRRRAHREGSPRLRAHL; this comes from the coding sequence ATGGCCCCTCCCCCTCCACCCTCCGCCGATAGCGGCGCGCTGGCCCATTCGCTCAAGCCGCGCCATGTCACCATGATCTCGATCGGCGGGATCATCGGGGCCGGCATCTTCGTGGGGTCGAGCGCGGCGATCCACATCGCCGGGCCTGCCGTCATGCTCACGTATGCGCTGTGCGGCACGCTGGTCTTCGTGATCATGCGCATGCTGGGCGAAATGGCGATGGCGCGGCCGGGCGTGGGCTCTTTCACGGGCTATGCCGCGCTGGGTCTGGGGCCCTGGGCGGGCTTCAGCACGGCCTGGCTCTATTACTATTTCTGGGTCATCACCATCGCGGTCGAGGCGATTGCCGGGGCGCAGATGCTCACGCCGTTCATCCCGCTGCCGATGTGGGCGCTCGCCGCGCTGCTGATCGGGACGATGACCATGGTCAACCTGCTCTCGGTCAAGACCTATGGCGAGTTCGAGTTCTGGTTCGCCTCGCTCAAGGTGCTCACGATCCTCGGGTTCATGGCGCTGGGCCTTGGCTACCTGTTCGGCTTTGGCCCCGGCCTGGCCCGGATCGCGGCGACGTTCAGCGCCCATGGCGGCGCCTTCCCGACCGGGATCGGCACCGTCTTCACCGCCATCCCGGTGGTGATCTTCTCGATGATGGGCTCCGAAGTGGCCACCATCGCGGCGGTCGAGACCGCCGATCCGGCCCGCAACATCGTGCGCGCCGCGCGCACGGTGACCTTGCGCATCATGGTCTTCTATCTCGGCTCGATCAGCGTGATCCTCGCGATCCTGCCGTGGGACCAGGTGGTCTCGGGGCAATCGCCGTTCGTGGCCGCGCTCTCGCTGATCAAGGTGCCCGGCGCACAGGCGATCATCGGCGCGGTGATTTTCACCGCGATCATCTCGTGCCTCAATTCGGCGATCTACGTGACCTCGCGCATGCTCTTCGAAATGGCCCATCGCGGCGATGCGCCCGCCGCTTTCGGGCGCGTCTCGGCCCGGCAGGTGCCCGCGCTGGGCATCGTCCTGTCGGGTGTGGCCGGGTTCGTCGTCGTGCTGACCTCGATCATCTCGCCCGACGGGGTGTTCACGTTCCTGTTGCAATCCTCGGGCGCGACGATCCTGTCGGTCTACCTGCTGATCTCGCTCAGCCAGATCGCGCTGCGCCGCCGGATCGAGACGACCGGCGAACGCCTGAGCGTGAAGGTCTGGGCCTTCCCGGCGGTGTCCTATGCCGCCGTCGGGGGGATCATGGCGGTGCTGGTGATGATGGCCCTGATGCCCGACCAGCGCTTGCAGGTGGTGCTCAGCCTGGGGGTCTTCGTGGCCTGTCTGGCGGCCCATGGCCTGCGCCGCCGCGCCCACCGCGAAGGTTCGCCCCGCCTGCGCGCCCACCTCTGA